From one Coffea eugenioides isolate CCC68of chromosome 11, Ceug_1.0, whole genome shotgun sequence genomic stretch:
- the LOC113751560 gene encoding xyloglucan galactosyltransferase XLT2-like: protein MLPLSNSSSQVKDRGVHGNPKRTITAFDFKKAFNFVRSHVSFHQFAWALILFLLEFCIFLAFTATTRAPSPPTAADRLSPVRRPQLQGTPPEQVSQQLLVPPHHPDDRAQCKYGRVYVYDLPPIFNKKLLENCQDLDPRRSQCAAVSNDGFGPNATTLAGTVPRELAHAWYWTDLFAGEIIFHARISTYRCRTMEPESAAAFYVPFYAGLAVSKYLFTNYTAKERDAPCQNLLRWIKGQPHWKRSNGSDHFLMLGRSSWDFRRARDGDWGTSFLLMPLMRQMFRLTIEKSLGDPLEVSVPYPSGFHPRTTSEVGQWQEFVRSRKRSSLFTFVGGKRGYIKNDFRSLLLDQCYEESDSCKAVDCAKTPCLDGASSVLEAFLDSDFCLQPRGDSVTRRSTFDCMLAGSIPVFFWEGTIGGQYELYMSDQPESFSVFIHRNKVRNGTSIRKVLEGYSREDVKRMREKVIDMIPRISYAFPAAEGGLGNLKDAFDIGVEEVLRRIVKNAKIHTGRDPYHE, encoded by the coding sequence ATGCTTCCCCTTTCCAATTCCTCGTCACAAGTTAAGGACCGCGGTGTCCATGGGAATCCCAAGCGTACTATTACTGCGTTCGATTTCAAGAAGGCGTTTAATTTTGTCCGCTCCCATGTTTCTTTCCACCAATTCGCATGGGCcctcattctttttctcttggAATTTTGTATCTTCCTAGCCTTCACTGCCACCACTCGTGCTCCCAGTCCTCCCACAGCCGCCGACCGATTGTCGCCCGTCCGTCGTCCCCAGCTCCAGGGGACGCCGCCGGAACAGGTTAGTCAACAGCTGCTGGTTCCTCCCCATCATCCCGATGACCGAGCACAATGCAAGTATGGAAGGGTTTATGTATACGACCTTCCTCCAATTTTCAACAAGAAACTGCTGGAGAATTGCCAGGATTTAGACCCCCGGAGATCCCAGTGCGCGGCGGTGTCCAACGACGGGTTCGGACCAAACGCCACTACGCTCGCCGGCACGGTCCCGCGAGAGCTCGCTCATGCTTGGTACTGGACCGACCTTTTCGCCGGCGAGATTATCTTTCACGCTCGGATTTCCACCTATAGGTGCAGAACCATGGAGCCAGAATCGGCTGCGGCATTCTACGTGCCCTTTTACGCTGGGCTGGCGGTTTCCAAGTATCTGTTCACAAACTACACTGCGAAAGAGCGCGATGCTCCGTGCCAGAATTTGCTCCGATGGATCAAGGGCCAACCGCACTGGAAGAGATCCAACGGTTCTGATCATTTTCTTATGCTGGGGCGTAGTTCGTGGGATTTTAGACGGGCCCGCGATGGAGACTGGGGGACCAGCTTCCTCCTCATGCCCCTCATGAGACAAATGTTCCGCTTAACGATAGAAAAGAGCCTTGGGGACCCACTGGAAGTCAGCGTACCCTATCCCTCCGGATTCCATCCCCGGACCACCTCCGAAGTTGGGCAGTGGCAGGAATTTGTTCGGAGTCGTAAACGGTCGAGCCTCTTCACATTTGTTGGGGGAAAACGCGGGTATATCAAGAACGATTTCAGGTCTTTGTTGCTGGATCAGTGTTACGAGGAGTCGGATTCGTGCAAAGCTGTGGACTGTGCCAAGACCCCATGCTTGGACGGCGCTTCCTCGGTCCTGGAGGCCTTTCTGGACTCGGACTTTTGTCTGCAGCCCAGGGGGGACTCGGTCACCAGGAGGTCCACGTTCGACTGCATGCTGGCCGGCTCCATACCCGTTTTTTTCTGGGAGGGAACCATTGGGGGCCAGTACGAGCTGTACATGTCTGATCAACCCGAGTCCTTTTCGGTCTTCATCCACCGGAATAAAGTGAGGAACGGGACTTCGATAAGGAAAGTGTTGGAGGGATACAGCAGGGAAGACGTCAAGAGGATGAGGGAGAAAGTGATTGACATGATCCCGAGGATTTCGTACGCTTTTCCAGCTGCGGAGGGAGGGTTGGGCAATCTCAAAGATGCCTTCGACATAGGCGTGGAAGAAGTGCTGAGAAGAATAGTAAAAAATGCCAAAATCCATACGGGTCGGGACCCGTATCATGAATGA
- the LOC113751562 gene encoding protein trichome birefringence-like 19, which produces MKRQAGELSLQLKLRRIPKVATFLIAITILLSLVISVYSPPSFWYKLGEISEATPSLEESTIRRPKDPEWPESNDTTKSKEILGGDEPGSQKAAQETAAAGSTTSSSIPSPSSPAQIDHSYNRTNSQNPTGTTQENYCDLFSGEWVPNPEAPYYTNATCYRIQDHQNCLKYARPDTGFLKWRWKPDGCVLPIFDPNHFLELVRGKSIAFIGDSVARNHMQSLICLLSRVLDPLDVSTGNDENQHWVYKDYNFNISIFSAPYLVRSEKTDPNDVTRPFNLYLDEFDEDWTTKVEGYDYIVISAGQWFFRPTIFYENRTLIGCLACQLDNVAHLRMNFSYERAFRTAFRAINSLANFKGVTFLRTITPSHFEGGSWDKGGDCVRTMPYKRNEAVLEDYMVEMYEIQQRELRIAQEEGSKRGLKFRLLDATQPMLLRPDGHPSKYGHWANEKMANDCVHWCLPGPIDTWNDFLQELIEREEARKSLV; this is translated from the exons ATGAAACGCCAAGCCGGTGAGCTTTCCTTACAGCTAAAGCTAAGAAGGATACCTAAAGTAGCCACTTTCCTCATCGCCATAACTATTCTTTTGTCTCTTGTCATTTCTGTGTATTCTCCTCCTTCATTCTGGTACAAGCTCGGTGAAATATCTGAAGCAACCCCTTCTCTCGAGGAGTCAACGATAAGGAGGCCTAAAGATCCCGAATGGCCGGAATCTAATGATACAACGAAGTCCAAAGAAATTCTAGGCGGCGATGAGCCCGGAAGCCAAAAAGCAGCACAAGAAACAGCAGCTGCCGGCAGCACCACGTCCTCATCAATTCCAAGCCCAAGCTCTCCTGCTCAGATTGATCATAGTTACAACAGGACAAATTCCCAGAATCCAACAGGTACTACTCAAGAAAACTACTGTGATTTGTTTTCAGGGGAATGGGTTCCCAACCCAGAGGCGCCATATTATACCAACGCCACCTGTTATAGGATTCAAGACCATCAGAATTGCTTGAAATACGCAAGACCCGACACGGGTTTCTTGAAATGGAGGTGGAAACCAGACGGGTGCGTGCTGCCAATCTTCGATCCCAACCATTTCTTGGAGCTGGTCCGAGGAAAGTCCATTGCCTTTATTGGAGACTCTGTCGCAAGGAACCATATGCAGTCATTGATCTGTCTCTTGTCCAGG GTTCTTGATCCTCTGGATGTTTCTACTGGGAATGATGAGAACCAGCATTGGGTATACAAGGATTATAACTTCAATATTTCCATCTTTTCAGCTCCGTATCTGGTAAGGTCAGAAAAAACTGATCCCAACGACGTCACCCGCCCCTTCAATCTATATCTAGATGAGTTTGACGAGGACTGGACAACAAAGGTTGAAGGGTACGACTACATTGTTATTTCAGCTGGCCAATGGTTCTTCCGGCCAACCATTTTCTATGAAAATCGCACTCTGATTGGCTGCCTCGCCTGTCAACTGGACAATGTTGCTCACTTGAGAATGAACTTTAGCTATGAAAGAGCTTTCAGAACTGCTTTCAGAGCCATTAACAGCTTAGCAAATTTTAAGGGCGTGACATTCCTCAGGACCATTACCCCGTCACACTTCGAAGGTGGATCTTGGGACAAAGGTGGAGACTGTGTGAGAACGATGCCTTATAAGAGGAATGAGGCTGTCTTGGAGGACTACATGGTAGAAATGTACGAGATTCAACAGCGGGAACTCAGAAtcgcacaagaagaaggaagcaAGAGAGGTTTGAAATTTAGGTTGCTGGATGCAACACAACCCATGTTGCTAAGACCGGATGGTCACCCAAGTAAATATGGCCACTGGGCAAATGAGAAAATGGCTAATGATTGCGTGCATTGGTGTTTGCCTGGACCCATTGACACCTGGAATGACTTCTTGCAAGAGTTAATCGAAAGGGAGGAAGCAAGAAAATCATTGGTATAG
- the LOC113751563 gene encoding protein trichome birefringence-like 19 translates to MKFQAIEHSLRKHQTRRKIPKIASVVALTILLSVISIYSPSTQFNTKKASKLPSEFDSAEEPVKPTASSGVLLEACRNEHDGSEPCNRRESEVEDRKVTKEDEEEPPSLKGEEVEVSKSAEIEAHGSQEEEYCNLFSGEWVPNPEAPYYTNSCYGIQEHQNCMKYGRPDIEFLKWRWKPDGCELPIFDPHQFLELVRGKSIAFVGDSVARNHLQSLMCLLSRVLYPREISNSTDENRQWEYQGYNFRMSIFWAPYLVRSVEITGPQDRTRSFSLYLDEFDENWTTKIEEYDYVIINAGHWFFRPTMFYEKGNLVGCQYCPRENVTRLTTYFSYQRAFRTAFRAINSLQNFKGVIFLRTFAPSHFENGTWDSGGNCPRTRPYKRNEAVLEGYNLELYKIQLEELRIAQEEGRKRGLRLRLFDATKAMLLRPDGHPSVYGHLPDQKLELPRDCVHWCLPGPIDSWNDVLLELLRREESDKPVT, encoded by the exons ATGAAGTTCCAAGCCATTGAGCATTCACTAAGGAAACATCAAACTAGAAGAAAAATACCAAAGATAGCCTCAGTTGTAGCCCTAACTATTCTGTTATCAGTTATCTCCATTTATTCCCCTTCAACACAATTCAATACGAAGAAAGCATCCAAACTTCCTTCTGAGTTTGATTCTGCGGAGGAACCAGTAAAGCCAACTGCTTCTTCAGGTGTCCTTTTGGAGGCATGTCGTAATGAGCATGATGGTTCTGAGCCCTGTAACCGCAGAGAAAGTGAAGTAGAGGACCGAAAAGTAACAAAAGAGGATGAGGAGGAGCCACCAAGCCTAAAGGGAGAGGAAGTTGAGGTTTCAAAATCAGCAGAAATAGAAGCACATGGATCACAAGAAGAAGAATACTGCAACTTATTCTCAGGGGAGTGGGTTCCGAACCCTGAGGCACCGTACTATACCAACTCTTGTTATGGAATTCAAGAACATCAGAATTGCATGAAATATGGAAGGCCTGACATAGAGTTCTTGAAATGGAGATGGAAACCAGATGGCTGTGAACTGCCTATATTCGACCCACACCAATTCTTGGAACTTGTCAGGGGAAAGTCTATTGCCTTTGTCGGAGACTCTGTGGCAAGAAATCACTTGCAGTCATTGATGTGTCTCTTGTCCAGG GTGCTTTATCCTCgagaaatttcaaattcaactGATGAGAACAGGCAATGGGAGTACCAAGGATACAATTTTAGAATGTCAATCTTTTGGGCTCCTTATTTGGTAAGGTCAGTTGAGATAACTGGTCCCCAGGACAGGACCCGTTCTTTTAGTCTATATCTTGACGAGTTTGATGAAAATTGGACAACCAAAATTGAAGAATATGACTACGTTATCATCAACGCTGGCCACTGGTTCTTCCGACCAACCATGTTCTACGAAAAGGGCAATTTGGTCGGCTGCCAATATTGTCCACGGGAGAATGTCACTCGCTTGACAACATATTTTAGCTATCAAAGGGCTTTCAGAACAGCATTTAGAGCCATTAATagtctgcaaaatttcaaggGTGTAATATTTCTGAGGACCTTTGCTCCCTCGCACTTTGAAAATGGAACTTGGGATAGCGGTGGAAACTGTCCTAGGACCAGGCCTTACAAGAGAAATGAAGCCGTCTTAGAGGGATATAATTTAGAGTTGTACAAGATCCAATTAGAGGAACTTAGAATTGCGCAGGAAGAAGGAAGGAAACGAGGATTGAGGCTTAGGTTATTTGATGCAACGAAAGCTATGCTGCTGAGACCGGATGGTCACCCCAGCGTGTATGGCCATTTGCCAGATCAGAAGTTGGAGTTGCCCAGAGATTGTGTGCATTGGTGTTTGCCTGGACCGATCGACTCGTGGAATGATGTTTTGTTAGAGTTATTAAGGAGGGAGGAATCAGACAAACCAGTTACCTAA
- the LOC113752839 gene encoding xyloglucan galactosyltransferase XLT2-like, with translation MKMHPFAKFSLSSSGTSSSSSRRNFVDKPKNRRAWLFVALVFPILILLMFTSAPRQYLSIRRLKQRFRAPAGSEQCKYGTVYVYDLPPSFNKKLLDNCRAIDPQNSLCDALSNDGFGPKATDLQGIIPEDLTPAWYATSMFAGEVIYHTRISNYKCRTYDPDSAAAFYIPFYAGLAIAKYLYANRSTESERESQGESLVKWVTEQPSWKRSNGADHFIMLGRVSGDFRPGDHHMDAKSGSSFVLMPPIRQTLRLALERSPWDRYEIGVPYPTGFHPRSNAELEKWLKFVRTRNRSKLFTFVGGKEKRLKDDFRGLLVDQCRDESDRCAVVDCSETRCSDGSPAILEPFLDSNFCLQPRSGDSFTRRSTFNCMLAGSIPVFFWKRSIFGQYDWFLRDDPERFSVFIDEKQVRNGTISIRKVLEGYGIEEIQMMRERVTNLIPRFLYVMPGDDEYDDGGVGRYTMRDAVDIAVEGVLRRFKELRLVERQ, from the coding sequence ATGAAAATGCACCCCTTTGCCAAATTCTCATTATCGTCGTCTGGCACTAGTAGCAGCAGTAGTAGACGCAATTTTGTGGACAAACCCAAGAACCGTCGTGCATGGCTTTTCGTTGCTCTCGTCTTTCCTATTCTCATCCTCCTAATGTTCACCAGTGCTCCGAGGCAATATCTATCCATCCGTCGTCTGAAGCAACGTTTCCGAGCTCCGGCTGGTTCTGAGCAGTGCAAGTACGGCACCGTCTATGTATACGACCTTCCTCCATCCTTTAACAAGAAATTGTTAGACAACTGCCGCGCTATAGATCCGCAGAATTCACTTTGCGATGCTCTCTCTAACGATGGATTTGGCCCGAAAGCCACCGATCTCCAGGGAATCATCCCCGAGGATCTTACTCCCGCGTGGTACGCCACTAGCATGTTTGCCGGTGAAGTTATTTATCATACCAGGATctccaattacaagtgcagaaCCTATGACCCAGATTCTGCAGCAGCTTTTTACATACCCTTTTATGCGGGACTAGCCATCGCCAAGTATCTGTACGCTAATCGCAGTACTGAGAGCGAGAGAGAATCGCAGGGCGAGAGCTTGGTCAAGTGGGTAACTGAGCAACCGTCTTGGAAGAGATCCAACGGCGCAGATCACTTTATTATGCTGGGCAGAGTATCTGGGGATTTCAGGCCTGGGGATCATCATATGGATGCAAAATCGGGGTCGAGCTTCGTTCTCATGCCTCCCATCAGACAGACGCTAAGGCTGGCACTTGAACGAAGCCCCTGGGACCGCTACGAGATTGGGGTGCCGTATCCTACGGGATTTCATCCCAGGTCCAACGCTGAGCTTGAGAAATGGTTGAAATTCGTGAGAACTCGCAACCGGTCCAAGCTCTTCACATTTGTGGGAGGGAAAGAAAAGAGGTTGAAGGATGATTTCAGGGGTTTGTTGGTGGACCAGTGCCGCGACGAGTCTGACAGGTGCGCAGTTGTGGACTGTTCGGAGACTCGGTGTTCCGATGGAAGCCCGGCAATTCTTGAACCCTTCCTGGACTCCAACTTCTGTTTGCAGCCCAGATCAGGTGATTCTTTCACGAGAAGATCCACATTTAATTGCATGCTGGCTGGTTCAATACCGGTTTTCTTCTGGAAAAGAAGCATCTTTGGTCAGTATGACTGGTTCCTGAGAGATGACCCCGAGCGGTTCTCGGTATTTATAGACGAGAAGCAAGTGAGAAACGGGACAATTTCTATTAGGAAAGTGTTGGAGGGATATGGCATTGAAGAGATTCAAATGATGAGGGAAAGGGTCACTAATCTGATACCTAGGTTTCTTTATGTTATGCCCGGTGATGATGAATACGATGATGGTGGTGTGGGGAGGTATACCATGAGAGATGCAGTTGATATAGCTGTTGAAGGGGTGCTGCGACGATTCAAGGAGCTAAGATTAGTCGAGCGACAATGA